Proteins from one Desulfonema limicola genomic window:
- a CDS encoding vWA domain-containing protein yields the protein MKKNRLWHILTGIIFLTWGIMFLPGISHAEENSFGAVLILTDVSGSMQDPASGFEITDQEGRKQEKRISKSEAAKELVVQITNELSEKSCKFGIYTMCYKAGFKELYSPFLSIDNYNAQEIKDIVTDKFITKYPVFNRRTPIADTLRQLDENEFKALNGSIRVLIISDGKESFYDLEKDKNNTQTQDEKVIGPLTETRRLKEKYGQALSIYTVFMEDVSDKDKKDKPQGAVLLEDMASASAGKYFAGKELLENKSQIDELVNLLCSSIQ from the coding sequence ATGAAGAAAAACAGGCTTTGGCATATTTTAACTGGAATAATTTTCTTAACATGGGGAATAATGTTTTTGCCGGGGATTTCCCATGCAGAAGAAAATAGTTTTGGCGCAGTGCTTATATTAACAGATGTATCAGGTTCCATGCAGGATCCGGCTTCTGGATTTGAGATTACGGATCAGGAAGGCAGAAAACAGGAAAAGCGCATAAGCAAGTCAGAAGCAGCAAAAGAACTGGTTGTTCAAATTACAAATGAATTATCAGAAAAGTCCTGCAAATTCGGTATATATACTATGTGTTACAAAGCTGGATTTAAAGAACTGTATTCCCCTTTTTTATCAATTGATAATTATAATGCCCAGGAAATAAAAGATATTGTTACAGATAAATTTATAACAAAATATCCGGTATTCAACAGGCGCACACCCATTGCAGACACTTTGCGCCAGCTTGATGAAAATGAATTTAAGGCATTAAACGGCAGTATCAGGGTTTTGATTATTTCAGACGGCAAAGAGAGCTTTTACGATCTTGAAAAAGACAAAAACAATACGCAAACCCAGGATGAAAAGGTCATAGGGCCTTTGACAGAAACAAGACGGCTAAAAGAAAAATACGGGCAGGCATTGAGCATTTATACTGTTTTTATGGAAGATGTTTCTGATAAAGATAAAAAAGATAAACCTCAAGGAGCAGTTTTGCTTGAAGACATGGCATCTGCTTCGGCCGGGAAATATTTTGCTGGAAAAGAACTGCTTGAAAACAAATCCCAGATAGATGAGCTTGTAAATCTGCTTTGTTCATCCATACAATAG